Genomic window (Campylobacter concisus):
CTATTTTTACTAGCGGTTTTGGCGGCTTTTGCCTTTGGGGCGGAGGCAAAAGTGAGCTTATATGAGCTGCTTTCAACGCCAAATAACAAGACTTTGCTAAAGCAGCTTGGCAGAGAAAAAATACTAAGCTCAAAGAGCGAGCCAGGCACACAGGCGATCTTTTTTGTAAACGCAAAGAGCAAGGCCAGAGCTATTTTACGTGCTTGAGTTTTATAAGGATGAGGAGGCTTATAAAAAGCATATTAGCTCGGCGCATTTTAAGAAATTTGTAAGCGCAAGCGCTTAAATTTTAGCTAGCAAAAAGGCTATTGGTGTAAAAAAGAGGGCTGCGTTTTCTAAAAATTTAACGCCGGAGAGGCTAAAAGATGCCTACTTTCACATCACAAACTTAAGCCTAAAGGCAAAAAGCGATGCGAAATTTGAAAAGATCATCAAACAATATATGCAAAAAAGTGTAGATGAGGGCGCTTATGCGCAGTTTGCCTTTAGTA
Coding sequences:
- a CDS encoding antibiotic biosynthesis monooxygenase; its protein translation is MLEFYKDEEAYKKHISSAHFKKFVSASA